The window TTTTTTTCTTAAAACCTCTTGTGTTTTAGCGCGAACCAAAGGTGGGGGTGCAGAGGTCACGCCCATCATTTGCAGCAGCGCAGGTTTCACAAAAGCCAAGAAGGTCACCATCACGGCAACGGGGTTGCCTGGCAATCCGAACAACACGGCCGAGTGATTGCCTTGCGTCAAACGACCCACAGCCATGGGCCGGCCGGGGCGCATGGCAATTTTCCAAAAGACAACGTCGCCTAATTTCTTCATCATGGCTTTGGTGAAATCGGCTTCTCCAACGCTGACGCCGCCGCTGGTGATCACGGCATCGGCCGACTGTGCTGCTTGAGTGAAAGCTTGTTCCAAGCGCACGGGGTCGTCGCGCACAACGCCCAAGTCGATCATCTCGCAGCCCAAGTCCTGCAGCATGCCAAAAACGGTGTAGCGGTTGCTGTCGTACACCGCGCCTTCGCGTGGCGCTTCGCCTAGGCTCAGGATCTCGTCGCCCGTAGAGAAATAGGCCACCTTCAAGCGACGAACCACGGGTGCCGTGGGTTGCCCCAAGCTGGCCAGCAGGCCCACAGCGGCCGGTGTGACCCTGGTGCCTTTGGTCAAAGCCGGAAAGTTCTTTTTCAGATCTTCGCCACACAAGCGGCGATTGTCTCCGGCCCGCACAATGCCTGCCGGAATGCTGATGCTGTCAGTGGCCACGCTGCACAATTCTTGTGGCACGACAGTGTCGAGGCCTTCGGGCATGATGGCGCCGGTCATGATCTTGACGCATTCACCCGCTTGAACTGTCCCTTGCCAAGCCTTGCCTGCCATGGCAGTCCCAACGACTTTCAAGTTCAGTGCTTGATTGGCTTGCAGCGCATCCCCTTTGAATGCAAAACCATCCATCGCTGAATTGTCATGAGGCGGCACATCGATCGGACTGATGACATCTTTGGCGATGACGCGATTCAAGGCTTCAAAAATAGGAACGTCTTCCACCTCTGAGATGGGCGTCACCAGTTGATTTAAAAAATTCAGAACTTCATGCGCAGGCAAAGCTTGCGGGTCATAGCCCTGAAGATTGGCGGCGATGTCGGCCAGTGACTTGCTTTGGGTCATGGTGTTTTTTCGAGGCGGTGCAATTCTTCTAGCGTGTTGGCATTGAAAAAAGCGCGAGGATCGATGTCGGGGGTGTCAAACGGCACCACTGCGCAGGTGTGTTGTGCTGTCCAGGCATCGATCTTTCTGCCGCCGGCTTGCATGAACTTCACCAAGCTTTCTAAGAGGCTGACTCGCATCAAGCAAAAAACAGGCTGGGGACGCACAGTGCCGTCTTCTTCCTTGGCCGCAGCGATCGCAATGTCGGCATTTTGCTGGATCAGGGCCTCGTGTAATTTGTGAGCCAATTCCAAGGGAAACAAGGGGCTGTCGCAGGGGACGGTGAGCAAGAGTTCTGTTTCGCAACGCTCAAGTCCTGTGAGAAATCCAGCCAAAGGACCCGCAAAACCATCGGTGCTGTCGGGCCAAACTTGCACGCCTAATGACTCATAAGCAGACAGGTTTCGATTGGCCACAATCATGATGTCGGACAGTGGCGAACCGTGCTGCATTTGCAATCGCATGAGGGCATGCAAGGCGAGGGGTGTACCGTTGAAATTTTGCAGGCCCTTGTCGAGGCCGCCCATGCGCGCGCCTCTTCCGCCTGCCAAAATTAAACCGGTCATGCTGTGATCGTTCATGGGATGGGGCAATCTGAAAGCAGGGGATTAACCCCCGATGTAACTCATCTCGACTTTGCGACGCGTCGCGTTGGCTTGATCGCTTGGAGCGTTGGGTGAATCTTTTTCTGCTCGACGCAACTCAGAGTATCTGTCGCCGCGTTGTGACCAGATGGCCGCAATGGCATGCGTCAGTGCGTTGGGATCTGGGTTGTCTCGGACCAAAGATTTCAGGTCATAGCCTTGCGTGGCAAACAGACACAAATAAAGTTGACCTTCTGTGGTGAGTCGTGCGCGGTTGCAATCGCTGCAAAAAGCTTGGGTCACACTGCTGATGAAACCCACTTCACCCAAAAGCGGATCGTGTTCACCTTGCGCATTGAGGTACCCCCAGCGCTCGGCTGTTTCGCCAATTTGCGAAGGAGCCAAGGGCGTGAGGGAGAACTCGGTCTGTAGCATTTTCAAAACGTCTGCACTGGGCATCACTTCGTTCATGCGCCAGCCATTGGTTGCGCCGACGTCCATGTACTCAATGAATCGCAGTGCAATGCCTGTGCCTTTGAAGTAGCGAGCCATGGGCAAGATTTCTTGCTCATTGGTGCCGCGCTTCACCACCATGTTCACTTTGATGGGACCCAGGCCCGCAGCTTGCGCTGCCGCAATGCCTTCCAAAACATCGCTGACAGGAAAGTCCACATCGTTCATGCTTTTGAAAATGGCATCGTCTAAGCCATCCAAACTGATGGTGACGCGTTTTAAGCCGGCATCTTTCAAGCTTTGGGCTTTGCGCGCCAGCAGCGAGCCGTTGGTGGTCAGTGTGATGTCTAGAGGTTTGCCAGAGGCTGTGCGCAATGCGGCCAGTTGTTCAACCAAGACTTCCAGGTTTTTTCGAAGCAAGGGTTCACCACCGGTTAGCCTGATTTTTTCAACACCCAGCGCAATGAAGCTTTGGGCAGTGCGTGTGATCTCTTCGAAACTCAAAAGTGCACTGTGCGGCAAATAGGTGTAGTCGCTGTTGAAAATTTCTTTCGGCATGCAGTAGCTGCATCTGAAATTACAACGGTCCGTGACGCTGATGCGCAAGTCTCTTAAAGGTCGATGCAAGCGATCCTTCAAGCTGTCACCTGACAAAGCGAGCGCGCCCTCCACAAAGGTAGGGAGAGGCAAATTTCCCAGGGGCTGGGTGATGATGGGAATGACGCGTTCAGACACAGCGTGCGCCGTCAACTTCAATGCACACACCACTGATGAACGAGCCTTCATCACTGGCCAAATAGAGGGCCGCATTGGCCACGTCCAGAGAAGTCGAAAAACGACCCAAGGGAATGGTGGCCATGAACTTGGCGCGCTTGGCTTCGTCAACAGGCCCGCCTGCAAATTCAGCCGACAAGCCTGTGTCGGGATTGAACACCGGGTTGATGCAATTCACTCGAATGTTGTCGGGCCCCAATTCGGATGCCAAAGATTTGCTGGTGGTAATCACAGCACCCTTAGAGCCGTTGTACCAAGTGAGGCCAGGGCGAGGGCGAATGCCTGCAGTCGATGCTATGTTGATGAACGAGCCGCCACCGTTTTTGCGGAACTCGGGCACAGCGTGAACCGTGGCCAAGTAAATGCTCTTCATGTTGACAGCGTAGCATTTGTCGAATTCTTCTTCACTGACTTCAAGTGCAGGGCGATTGCGGTGTGTCCATCCTGCGTTGTTGATCATCACATCCAAATGCCCCCAAAGCTTGACCGCTTCTTGCACCATGGCTTTGACATCGTCTGAGCGCGTCACGTCAGCTGCAAAGAATGCCGCGGTACCGCCAGCGGCTTGAATGTCTTTCACCACTTTTTGGCCGGCTGCGCTGTTGATGTCATTGACCAAGACTTTGGCACCATGGGCCGCAAAATGTTTGGCGATGCCTTCGCCAATGCCACCACCTGAGCCTGTGACGATGACCACTTTTTGATTGATGTTCATGAAAAATCCTGATGTTCTTTGAATGAGGCCTAGGCTGCGTGCTTAGCCGTGTTGAATAGCGACGGTTTTCAAAGTTGTGAAACCATACAGTGCTTCAAAACCTTTTTCACGGCCATGGCCGGAAGACTTCACGCCGCCAAAGGGTAATTCAACGCCGCCCCCCGCGCCGTAATTGTTGATGAAGACTTGGCCACTTCGCAGGCGCTTGGCCATTCTGAATTGACGGCCGCCATCGCGCGTCCAAACGCCTGCCACCAAACCAAAGGCGGTGGCGTTGGCCATTTCAATGGCCTGATCTTCACCTTCGAAGCACATGGCCGAGAGCACCGGACCAAAAACTTCTTCTTGTGCCACACGGTGATCGACGGGCACATCGCGCAGCAAAACAGGCGCTTGATAAAAACCAGTTTCAGGGGCTTCGGACACCACACTGCCTTGCGCCACCGTGCGAATGCCGGCGGCCTTGGCTTCTTCCAAAAAGCCTTGTACGCGCATTTTTTGCGTGGCTCTGATGAGCGGTCCTAAATTCAAATCGGCGCTTGCAGGGCCCACACGTAATTTGCTGAAGGCTTCTCCCAGACGTGCAAGCAGAGGCTCGTAAATGCTTTTCTCAATGAGTACGCGTGAACCTGCACTGCAAGTTTGCCCTGAGTTTTGAACAATGGCGTTGATGATGACGGGGATGGCAGCATCCAAGTCAGCATCGGCAAAAATGATTTGCGGACTTTTGCCACCCAGCTCCAACGTAACAGGGCAATGCCTTGCAGCGGCGGCTTGTTGAATGAGCGTGCCGACTGTGGGGCTGCCCGTAAAGCTGATGTGGTCAATGCCAGGGTGCTTGGCCAGCGCATCACCGACTTCATGTCCTAAGCCCGTCACGATGTTGATGGCGCCTGGCGGAAACCCCACCTCAGCCGCCAATTGCGCAACACGGATCAAGCTCAAGCAAGCATCTTCTGCGGGCTTGACCACACAGACGTTGCCGGCTGCCAATGCGCCGCCGACACATCTGCCAAAAATTTGCATGGGGTAATTCCACGGCACCACATGGCCAGTGACGCCATGCGGTTCACGCCAGGTCAAAACGCTGTAGCCGTTTTGATAAGGAATGGTTTCACCATGAAACTTGTCACAGGCGCCCGCATAAAACTCAAAGTAACGCGCCAATGCTTTGGCATCGGCCATGGCTTGTTGTGTGGGTTTGCCGCAGTCACGTTGTTCCAGTCGCATCAACTCTTCGGCATGTTCAGCTACTTTGCGCGACAGTGCCATTAGCAATCGACCGCGTTCTGATGCGTTCAATTGGGACCACGGTCCTTCGAAACATTCGCGCGACGACTTGACGGCCATGTCAATGTCATGCGGATTGCTGCGTTGAATGTGGTCAAAGGTTTGGCCGTCAGAGGGGTCGATCACAGGCCATGTTTGCCCGCTTTGGCTGGCCACCGATTGGTTGTGGATGAAATTGAGTTGCATGGTGCTATTTTGCGCGTAAAAAAGCCCGCGATGAAGGCCATGCGCGGGCTTTGTGTCACTTGCGTGGCGGGCCAAAGGCGCGCCACGTTCAATTGGACGGATCAGCTGTGGAACTTCATCACCAGCGGCACAATGAGCAAAGCCACAATGTTGATGATTTTGATCAGCGGATTGATGGCAGGGCCAGCCGTGTCCTTGTAGGGGTCGCCCACGGTGTCGCCAGTCACAGCAGCCTTGTGGGCTTCAGAACCCTTGCCGCCGTGGTGTCCGTCTTCGATGTATTTCTTGGCATTGTCCCAAGCACCGCCGCCGGTACACATGGAAATGGCCACAAACAACCCGGTGACGATGGTGCCCATCAGCAAGCCGCCCAAGGCTTTGGGGCCCAGCAACAAACCAATCACGATGGGAACCACGACGGGCAACAAACTTGGAATCACCATTTCTTTGATGGCTGCCGTGGTCAACATGTCAACAGCGCGGCCGTATTCTGGCTTGGCAGTGCCTTCCATGATGCCCTTGATTTCGCTGAATTGGCGTCGAACTTCCACCACCACAGCGCCTGCTGCGCGGCCCACGGCTTCCATGGCCATGGCACCAAACAAGTAGGGGATCAGGCCACCAATGAACAAGCCCACAATGACCAAGGGGTCGGACAGGTCAAAGGTGAT is drawn from Limnohabitans sp. 103DPR2 and contains these coding sequences:
- the moeA gene encoding molybdopterin molybdotransferase MoeA, with amino-acid sequence MTQSKSLADIAANLQGYDPQALPAHEVLNFLNQLVTPISEVEDVPIFEALNRVIAKDVISPIDVPPHDNSAMDGFAFKGDALQANQALNLKVVGTAMAGKAWQGTVQAGECVKIMTGAIMPEGLDTVVPQELCSVATDSISIPAGIVRAGDNRRLCGEDLKKNFPALTKGTRVTPAAVGLLASLGQPTAPVVRRLKVAYFSTGDEILSLGEAPREGAVYDSNRYTVFGMLQDLGCEMIDLGVVRDDPVRLEQAFTQAAQSADAVITSGGVSVGEADFTKAMMKKLGDVVFWKIAMRPGRPMAVGRLTQGNHSAVLFGLPGNPVAVMVTFLAFVKPALLQMMGVTSAPPPLVRAKTQEVLRKKPGRTEYQRGTATRNAQGDLEVVTTGNQGSGVLSSMVQANCLIVLSHAQSTAQIGDWVDVLML
- the mobA gene encoding molybdenum cofactor guanylyltransferase MobA, whose amino-acid sequence is MNDHSMTGLILAGGRGARMGGLDKGLQNFNGTPLALHALMRLQMQHGSPLSDIMIVANRNLSAYESLGVQVWPDSTDGFAGPLAGFLTGLERCETELLLTVPCDSPLFPLELAHKLHEALIQQNADIAIAAAKEEDGTVRPQPVFCLMRVSLLESLVKFMQAGGRKIDAWTAQHTCAVVPFDTPDIDPRAFFNANTLEELHRLEKTP
- the moaA gene encoding GTP 3',8-cyclase MoaA, translated to MSERVIPIITQPLGNLPLPTFVEGALALSGDSLKDRLHRPLRDLRISVTDRCNFRCSYCMPKEIFNSDYTYLPHSALLSFEEITRTAQSFIALGVEKIRLTGGEPLLRKNLEVLVEQLAALRTASGKPLDITLTTNGSLLARKAQSLKDAGLKRVTISLDGLDDAIFKSMNDVDFPVSDVLEGIAAAQAAGLGPIKVNMVVKRGTNEQEILPMARYFKGTGIALRFIEYMDVGATNGWRMNEVMPSADVLKMLQTEFSLTPLAPSQIGETAERWGYLNAQGEHDPLLGEVGFISSVTQAFCSDCNRARLTTEGQLYLCLFATQGYDLKSLVRDNPDPNALTHAIAAIWSQRGDRYSELRRAEKDSPNAPSDQANATRRKVEMSYIGG
- a CDS encoding SDR family oxidoreductase, producing the protein MNINQKVVIVTGSGGGIGEGIAKHFAAHGAKVLVNDINSAAGQKVVKDIQAAGGTAAFFAADVTRSDDVKAMVQEAVKLWGHLDVMINNAGWTHRNRPALEVSEEEFDKCYAVNMKSIYLATVHAVPEFRKNGGGSFINIASTAGIRPRPGLTWYNGSKGAVITTSKSLASELGPDNIRVNCINPVFNPDTGLSAEFAGGPVDEAKRAKFMATIPLGRFSTSLDVANAALYLASDEGSFISGVCIEVDGARCV
- a CDS encoding aldehyde dehydrogenase family protein; this translates as MQLNFIHNQSVASQSGQTWPVIDPSDGQTFDHIQRSNPHDIDMAVKSSRECFEGPWSQLNASERGRLLMALSRKVAEHAEELMRLEQRDCGKPTQQAMADAKALARYFEFYAGACDKFHGETIPYQNGYSVLTWREPHGVTGHVVPWNYPMQIFGRCVGGALAAGNVCVVKPAEDACLSLIRVAQLAAEVGFPPGAINIVTGLGHEVGDALAKHPGIDHISFTGSPTVGTLIQQAAAARHCPVTLELGGKSPQIIFADADLDAAIPVIINAIVQNSGQTCSAGSRVLIEKSIYEPLLARLGEAFSKLRVGPASADLNLGPLIRATQKMRVQGFLEEAKAAGIRTVAQGSVVSEAPETGFYQAPVLLRDVPVDHRVAQEEVFGPVLSAMCFEGEDQAIEMANATAFGLVAGVWTRDGGRQFRMAKRLRSGQVFINNYGAGGGVELPFGGVKSSGHGREKGFEALYGFTTLKTVAIQHG